Proteins encoded in a region of the Strix uralensis isolate ZFMK-TIS-50842 chromosome Z, bStrUra1, whole genome shotgun sequence genome:
- the RMI1 gene encoding recQ-mediated genome instability protein 1, which produces MSTSNIAARVETWLSSTWHVKVPLTWLEACVSWIQEENSGSNLSQAQVNRQVFEQWLLTDLRDLEYPVLPDCILAAPKGELSGFYSIQIDSLVDISQPAYSQLQKLRGKNTVNEEVTASTQAFQKPWEAKSTRMLMLQLTDGIHEIQGMEYQPVPVLHSNLPPGTKITVQGNIAYRLGVLLLKAENVKLLGGEVDALLEEYSQEKVLARLIGETENPNSLQQADHDQIVSRPVDELEQTLGPSDEELLASLDENNEFTLNNERSLESGYGSRSNNFSTASGSLTAHNGNDLLWESGSPLPHSDEQVSPPIEYVDGSLNDFPLEDDFLLEEEMRKELEKVPPVVTNRNIGLITERSPHTSASSCNSSLNGTCEKDDVNERDKPVEATSKQETFGRMVFAGDGNSMSSFSQHKNVHQTCSSADFPLENPPEEGQNDTDLDENRCKSQHTSDSRLLNDDPVFFSKTDHEADQQKHDSQTFPFRAVQAHLDLDSPPFTYISLLLAKKPEAVTILKVKCFIVTLTGNLTSNNGSWGIKAKISDGSAYLEVDFADDILTSLIGFSVPEMNKLKKDPALHLKLKDGLEKCQKQLIDLCCLMTIEFNPLQSKATVLILQDADARHLEQLKKRLNE; this is translated from the coding sequence ATGTCTACATCTAACATTGCAGCAAGAGTGGAAACTTGGCTTTCATCCACGTGGCATGTTAAAGTTCCTTTGACATGGCTGGAAGCATGTGTTAGTTGGATCCAGGAAGAAAACAGTGGTAGTAATTTAAGTCAAGCTCAGGTTAACAGGCAGGTATTTGAGCAATGGCTTCTTACTGATCTAAGAGATTTGGAATATCCCGTTTTGCCTGACTGCATCTTAGCTGCTCCAAAAGGAGAGTTGTCGGGCTTCTACTCCATACAAATTGATTCACTGGTTGATATTAGCCAGCCAGCATATTCTCAGCTGCAGAAGCTAAGagggaaaaatactgtaaatgaagAAGTAACAGCCAGTACTCAGGCATTCCAGAAGCCCTGGGAAGCAAAGTCTACTCGAATGCTGATGCTGCAACTAACTGATGGGATACATGAAATTCAGGGCATGGAGTATCAACCAGTGCCCGTCCTCCACAGTAATCTTCCTCCTGGAACAAAAATCACTGTACAGGGTAATATTGCATATCGTCTTGGAGTCCTTCTGCTTAAAGCAGAAAATGTGAAATTGTTGGGGGGTGAAGTAGATGCTCTTCTGGAGGAATATTCTCAGGAAAAAGTCCTTGCTAGATTAATTGGAGAAACTGAAAACCCTAATTCTCTCCAACAAGCTGATCATGACCAAATTGTTTCAAGGCCTGTGGATGAATTAGAACAAACTCTAGGCCCTTCAGATGAAGAGCTTTTAGCCAGTCTTGATGAAAATAATGAGTTTACTTTAAACAACGAAAGATCTTTAGAAAGTGGATACGGCAGTAGAAGCAACAATTTTAGTACAGCCTCAGGTTCACTGACTGCACACAATGGGAATGATTTGCTGTGGGAATCCGGAAGTCCTTTGCCTCATTCAGATGAACAAGTTTCACCTCCCATAGAATATGTTGATGGCTCTTTAAATGACTTTCCTTTAGAAGATGACTTTCTTCTGGAAGAAGAGATGCGAAAAGAGCTGGAAAAAGTGCCACCAGTGGTCACAAACAGAAACATAGGTTTAATTACCGAGAGATCTCCACATACATCTGCAAGCTCCTGTAATTCATCATTAAATGGCACTTGTGAAAAAGATGATGTGAATGAAAGAGATAAGCCTGTAGAAGCTACCAGCAAGCAAGAGACTTTTGGAAGAATGGTATTTGCTGGAGATGGAAATAGTATGAGTAGCTTTTCACAGCACAAGAACGTACATCAGACCTGCAGTTCTGCAGATTTTCCATTGGAAAATCCTCCTGAAGAAGGGCAGAATGATACAGACCTAGATGAGAACAGATGTAAATCCCAGCACACTTCTGACAGCAGACTGTTAAATGATGATcctgtatttttctcaaaaaCGGATCATGAAGCAGATCAGCAGAAGCATGATTCACAGACCTTTCCTTTCAGAGCAGTACAGGCACATTTAGATTTAGATTCTCCACCTTTCACATATATTTCCCTTCTCCTTGCAAAAAAACCAGAAGCTGTTACAATTCTGAAAGTTAAGTGTTTTATTGTTACTCTCACTGGAAACCTCACAAGCAACAATGGGTCCTGGGGTATAAAGGCAAAAATTTCTGATGGTTCAGCTTATCTTGAAGTAGATTTTGCTGATGATATTCTAACAAGTTTGATTGGCTTTTCGGTGCCTGAAATGAATAAGCTGAAAAAGGATCCAGCTTTACATCTGAAGCTTAAGGATGGCTTAGAGAAGTGTCAGAAACAACTGATAGATCTCTGTTGTTTGATGACTATAGAGTTTAATCCACTTCAGTCTAAAGCCACTGTATTAATTCTCCAGGATGCTGATGCAAGGCATCTAGAACAATTGAAGAAACGTTTGAATGAATAA